The nucleotide sequence CAGCGGCGGGCGGCTCCGCACCTGCACACCGCGCTCCGTGGCTCCATCTCTCATGAGGTCATCAGGATGGTCACGGAGGCCACCTATCACCAGGTGTGGTGGCCCAACCATGACGAGATCGTCTACACCGACCGGGAACCGTTGTGGGACATGGATTCCCGCTCCTTTGTGGACCCGGATACGCGGGAACCTCTGCCGTCGTTCGACGAAGCTCGGGAGGCGGTGGAGGAACCCGCGCACGTCGTCACGTTCGGCCGTCAGGTGCACTCCAAGGGCATCCTGGGCGGCACGGAAGAATCCGGCCGTCACATCGGCTATCTCACCAAGTACCTGACCAAGTCCACGGGTGAGGTGGTCGAGGCCGATTCTGCGGCGCAGCGGGATCACCACGACCGGTTGCACGCGGAGCTGTCGGTGACCCCGTGTTCGCCTCGGTGCGCGGTGTGGCTGCTGTACGGCATCAACCCCCAGGGAGCCAACGGAAAGACCGTCCCTGGACGCTGCAAGGGCCGTGCTCACCGCCGAACGACGCTCGGACTGCCGGGGCGGCGAGTGCTGGTGTCCCGCAAGTGGTCGGGCAAGACCGTGGCCGATCACAAGGCGGACCGGAAGGGCTTCGTCCTGGACGCGCTGGCCGCTGTCGGGATCACCAAGGAACAACCCGAACCTGACCGGTTCGTCTGGCGCAAGGTCGAACCTGGCGACACCCATTGCCCGCCACGGGATCACCTCGTGATGCGCGCCATCTCCGAACGGATCACCTGGAGAGCGGAGTACGACCGAGCGCTACTCGCTGCACAAGGGCCACCTAGCGACCGTCCGGAAACTTCGGCAACTCCGCTAGCGGCCTGAATTGGGGGACAACATGAACAACCACGCGATTCAGCTAGAAACTCTTCTCAGCACACCGGAGCTGTGCAAGTTCCTGGGTATTAGTCGAGACACCTTGTACGAGTGGCGGGAGATCAACACGGCGCCTCCGGCTATCAAGCTGCCTAACGGTCACCTTCGCTTTTCGCTCACGGCGGTGCGAGAGTGGCTGAACGGCAGGCAGGAGCGTGCGGCATGAAACCGACGCGCCAAGTCCGGCTGTGGGAGATCAAGACCATGCCGCCGGACAAGAAGACCGGCAAGAAGCGTCGGCGGCCTTACGGTGTCCGCTGGATCACGGCGGGCAAAGAACACTCGGAATGGTTTGCCACCAAGGCATTGGCGAAGGCTGAACTGTCCAAGCTTCAGCAGGCTATGAATCGTGGCGAAGCCTTCGACATTGAGACCGGACTACCCGAATCGATCTACCGGGAGGAACGATCTCCGACGTTGCTGCGGGTGGCGCGTGAGTACCTTGCGCAGGTCTGGCCGGACATGTCGCCTCGCTCACGTGATCGGCTCGTAGATGGCCTTGCTGTTGCTGTACAAGGGTTTCTGTCCGATGAACCGGGGATTGAACCGGCCTTGGTGCGGCGTGCGCTGACAACGTTTGTGCTGCCGCCTGAGGTTTCCCGGGTTGAGCCGTCGGACGAGATTCGAGACGTAGCGGCCTGGCTTGAGGGTCACTCGCGGAAGGTGGGTGACCTTGCGAGTGAAGACGGGATCTTGGAGCTTGGGCGGGCGCTTCGACGGAAGCTCGATGGTCGGCAGGCGGCTACGCGGACAGTCGACACCCGTAAGAGCGCGGTGCTTCCGGCTCTCGACTTCGCCGAGCGGCGTGGCTACCTCGGAGGGAATCCGCTGTCTGGGGTGAAGTTGGTTCACTTCGGTAGTGAGCGAGAGGTTGACCCTGGAGTGGTCGTGAACCCGGTCCAGGCTCGAGAGTTGCTGACTGCGGTCACCTACGTTCGCCCGCGCGGCGGGAACCGGTCGTGGCGGCCCTTCTTCGCCACGCTCTACTACGCCGCGCTTCGGCCTGGTGAGGCTCGCTTTCTTGCTGACGTGCATTGCAAGCTGCCCCAGTCGGGTTGGGGTGAGTTGGTCCTGCCGAGTTCCCTAGGGAGTTCCGCCGCGCGGTACAGCGACGACGGCGAGACGTACCAGGTTCGATCGTTGAAGCACCGTCCGGAGGAACATCGGCGAACCGTCCCGATCCCTCCGGTACTTGTTCGGATCTTGTCCGAGTACATCGACAGGGAGGGCCTGGCGGCGGATGGTCGGCTGTTCCGAACCAGCGAGGGCGGTCCGATCAGCCAGTCTTCTTACAGCGACATTTGGAGGTTGGTCCGGCCGCTGGCGCTGCTGCCGGGAGAGGTCGCCTCGCCGCTGGCCGCTCGGCCGTACGACCTTCGCCATGCGGCGGTCTCGTCGTGGATCGCTGCGGGTGTCGCTCTGCCTGACGTCGCGGAGCGAGCTGGGCACACGGTCGACATGCTGACGAAGATCTACGCGAAGTTCGTCCACGGGACGCGAGACGCCGCGAATCGCCGGATCGAAGGCTTCCTGGACGATGGCGGCGAGTAGCGAGCTAGAGTGGATATGCCCTCGGACAAACACCAGGTCCGGGGGCATATCCGCGTTCCGGATCTGTTCCGTACCTGTTCCGTGGACGCCACCAAGCCGCCGGAGACAGTCACAGACGGTGCCAGACGCTGATACTTCGGCAACGGGGCGCTTCTGTTGCGAGACAAGGAAATGTGCCCTGAACCTGCTGGGCGGGCGGTCGCAGAGTGTAACTGGATTTTCGTCGGGACTCTGCCGACAAGAGTGCTAACGCCCTACGGTACCGGGGCATTCCGACGCAGGTCAAACAAGGTTTCCCAACGTCACATGACGGCCTGGTCACGCGGTTCGTCCCGTACCTCTTCCCCGCCGGGCGCGGCCAGGGATGTGATGTGGCCGACCGAGCGAGAGTTGATCTTCACTGGCGTGGGATGTGGTGTTGCGAGTCCGGCTGCGGTGAGATGACCGCATGAGGTCGCACGACGAGTTCGAGGGGGCGGCGGAACTCGGGCAACTGAGAGAAGCCATGTACTCACTGCCCGTGATCGAGCAGGCCAAGGGCATGTTCATGGTGTTGCGTACGTGGGGGCCCGATGAAGCCTTCGAAGCGCTCGTGGACATCTCTCAGCACACGAACGTGAAGCTGCACGACGTAGCGGCGGTAGTGGTAGCCGCGGGTAGCGGCAGCGGGGCGTCCGGGCTTGATCCGCGCGTGTACGACCGCGTTCTCGCAGAGGTCAGGCCGTTCTTCGGCGGACTGTCCGAGGGCAGTGCGTAGCTCGCCAGTTTGCGGACCACAGG is from Amycolatopsis lurida and encodes:
- a CDS encoding helix-turn-helix transcriptional regulator, producing the protein MNNHAIQLETLLSTPELCKFLGISRDTLYEWREINTAPPAIKLPNGHLRFSLTAVREWLNGRQERAA
- a CDS encoding replication initiator, whose protein sequence is MTSTTTNPQVEAGAVARPAPPNGVGIKVSRGALSAEVVKATAEKHGVCVRPFTMEVGDTETGEIRYVPVPCGSTVESVCLPCARKAKALRQAQCREGWHLTEEPVIERENPSETQTELLEFRADLAAHYRDAVAAGDEVEVEELRAEVASVDEELRASGMTGRLPALDVPEKRPVKRSTKRRQDAPNLPRRKVAKTTVGREYAGKFRPSMFVTLTCDTYGPVRSDGSPVNPSTYDYRRAARDAVHFSALVDRWWQNLRRVVGWDVQYFATVEPQRRAAPHLHTALRGSISHEVIRMVTEATYHQVWWPNHDEIVYTDREPLWDMDSRSFVDPDTREPLPSFDEAREAVEEPAHVVTFGRQVHSKGILGGTEESGRHIGYLTKYLTKSTGEVVEADSAAQRDHHDRLHAELSVTPCSPRCAVWLLYGINPQGANGKTVPGRCKGRAHRRTTLGLPGRRVLVSRKWSGKTVADHKADRKGFVLDALAAVGITKEQPEPDRFVWRKVEPGDTHCPPRDHLVMRAISERITWRAEYDRALLAAQGPPSDRPETSATPLAA
- a CDS encoding tyrosine-type recombinase/integrase; protein product: MKPTRQVRLWEIKTMPPDKKTGKKRRRPYGVRWITAGKEHSEWFATKALAKAELSKLQQAMNRGEAFDIETGLPESIYREERSPTLLRVAREYLAQVWPDMSPRSRDRLVDGLAVAVQGFLSDEPGIEPALVRRALTTFVLPPEVSRVEPSDEIRDVAAWLEGHSRKVGDLASEDGILELGRALRRKLDGRQAATRTVDTRKSAVLPALDFAERRGYLGGNPLSGVKLVHFGSEREVDPGVVVNPVQARELLTAVTYVRPRGGNRSWRPFFATLYYAALRPGEARFLADVHCKLPQSGWGELVLPSSLGSSAARYSDDGETYQVRSLKHRPEEHRRTVPIPPVLVRILSEYIDREGLAADGRLFRTSEGGPISQSSYSDIWRLVRPLALLPGEVASPLAARPYDLRHAAVSSWIAAGVALPDVAERAGHTVDMLTKIYAKFVHGTRDAANRRIEGFLDDGGE
- a CDS encoding ANTAR domain-containing protein yields the protein MRSHDEFEGAAELGQLREAMYSLPVIEQAKGMFMVLRTWGPDEAFEALVDISQHTNVKLHDVAAVVVAAGSGSGASGLDPRVYDRVLAEVRPFFGGLSEGSA